TAAAGCCCTTGCACAAAAAATTAATCGAAAATTAAAATCCGAACCATATGACAGATATCAAAACACGAGTTCAAGGAATTAATCCAAACGTCAAAGCAAGAAATATTTCAGAGTTCACCAGTGAAACTGCTAATATTTATGAAACTATCAACGTATTGGCCAAACGTGCCAATCAATTGACAAATGACATTAAAAATGAACTGGTAGAAAAACTGGAAGAATTTGCCACACATTCTGATACCATTGAAGAAGTACAGGAAAACAAAGAGCAAATAGAGATTTCAAAGTTTTATGAAAAATTACCGAATCCGGCGATCATCGCAACAGAAGAATATCTCGAAGGTAAATTGGTTTCAAGTTATCGCAACACCAATCCAGAACCTGAAGTCTAGGTTTTTTGCGATTTGAGTCGATCAAACATTTTCATCCATTTTGAAAAACTGAGGGATGTCAGATTTATTGATCAAATTAGCTTTATTTAAATCCAAATTTTAAATCTATTCATTTGGACAACCGGGAAAATATTTTGGGAGGACGCAAAATCATTCTAGGAATTACCGGGAGCATCTCTGCGTACAAAGCCGCCATTTTATTGCGCTTATTAACTAAAAGTGGTGCTGAAGTCCAGGTCATTATGACCGATGCGGCCAAAGAATTTGTCGGACCGCTTACACTGGCCACTTTAAGCAATAAGCCAGTCTTACATTCAATGGTTCATGATCAGCAATGGTCGCAACACGTACAATTAGGACTTTGGGCTGACTTACTCATCATTGCACCAGCCAGTGCCCATACACTTGCCAAATTGGCCAACGGACTTGCAGATAACCTGCTATGTGCAGTTTACCTTTCAGCCAAATGTCCTGTAATGTTAGCTCCGGCCATGGACGTTGATATGTGGCATCATCCTTCTACACAAAATAACATCCAAACGCTTGAATCTTACGGCAATATTATTGTACCCGTCGAAGAAGGTCCGCTAGCAAGTGGCCTCGAAGGCAAAGGCCGTCTTGCGGAACCGGAAAATATCTTTGCCGCAGTTCAGCAATTTTTTGATCCTGATCAGGCGTTTCTTAAAAAAAAAGTACTGATCACAGCCGGACCAAGCTATGAAGCTATCGATCCGGTGCGTTTTATTGGAAATCACTCCTCTGGTAAAATGGGAATCCGACTTGCCGAACAGGCAGCACAATTAGGGGCTGAGGTCCAGTTGATTTTAGGCCCCAGTTCAGAAGTTATTTCATCGCATCCCAATCTTCATATACATCGCATTTGCTCCGCAGAAGAGATGTTTGAAGAAGTAAATAAACATTCAACTCAAACTGATATTTTCATTTTGGCTGCTGCAGTTGCCGATTTCAAGCCCGAATCTGTTGCTTCGCAAAAACTCAAAAAAGAACAAAAGGATATACTGGAACTAAAGCTCATCCCTACAACTGATATTGCAAAATTCCTGGGCGAACAAAAAAGGCCGGATCAGTTCATTTGTGGGTTTGCTCTGGAGACGGAAAATATAATAGAGAACGCCAAATCCAAGTTAAACAAGAAAAACATGGATATGATCGTTATCAATTCGCCCAACGACGAGTTATCTGCTTTTGGATTTGATACGAATAAAATTTCCATATTGGATAATTCGGGAAAATTGGTTTCCTTTGAATTACAAACGAAAAAAGAAGCTGCAACAAGCATTTTAAAAGCCATCATCACAAGTATCCGTACATGATCAGAAACATCTTCGCATCTTTAATTCTCATTCTTTTTGCCAGCTTTGCTTGTTTGTCGCAAGAACTCAACGCAACCGTCCGTGTGATAGCTCCCAATCTCGGACTTAGTGATAAATCCATTGTAGCACAAATGGAGCGCAACATCAAAGATTTTCTAAATAATCAAAAATGGACAGCCGATGCCTTCAATCCGGAAGAACGCATCAAATGCAATTTTCAAATCGTGATCAGTGCCGACAGAGGTGATAATAATTTATTGGTCGATATTTCAGTTCAAGCATCAAGACCTTTGCATAATTCCAATTATGAAACTCCTTTACTCAATGTTATTGATAAAGGAATACCCATCGTTTTTGATCCTTTCAAGAATCTGGAAAATTCGAAGGAAACGTATTACGATAACCTATCTTCAGTGCTTACATTCTATGCCTATTTAATATTAGCATTGGATTACGACAGCTTTAGTCTGGAAGGTGGAGAACCGTATTTTCAATTGTTGAATAACATGATGAATAGTCTGCCATCAAATGTAAGAGGAATGGATGATGCATGGTCGCCTTCGAAAGACAAAAGAAACAACCGATACTTTATAGTAGAAAATCTGACCAACCCCCGGATGAAATTATTCAGAAGAGCTTTTTATGAATACCATCGCCAGGCTTTAGATTTATTTTCCAAAGACCCAACGACTGCACGTGCTACACTGAGTAATGTGATTAAAGATATTGGCCGCGCCAATGGAAATTATCCGGATACGCATTTTATGAAAATATTTAGTTTCACCAAGCAACAGGAAATTATCGAAATTTTCAAACAAGGAACACCGCAGGAAAAACAGCAAGTGCGAGAAGTGATGAGCCAGTTGGATCCTGCCAACACAAGTCAATACAATAGTTTTTTAAAATCCTGATCCCCTATCCAATCCCTGATTTATGAAAAAAAGGAAAATTGCCATTTTCGCGTCCGGTAATGGAACCAATGCCTTACAACTGATCAAACACTTTAAGAATCACGATCATATTCAGATTGGATTGATCGTCACCAACTCAAATAAAGCAGGCGTGATTGATATCGCAAAAGAACACAACATTCCGGTTTCTGTCATCAACAAATCACTGCTTGCCAATAACAGTTTCATGACGGCCATGCTCAATCTTTACGACATCGATTTTATTGTTTTGGCAGGATTCCTTTTGCTGATGCCCCCATTTCTGATCAAATTATTCGATCAGAAGATGATCAATATCCATCCGGCCCTCCTTCCAAAATTCGGTGGCAAAGGAATGTACGGTTTGAATGTGCATCAGGCAGTAATTAATGAAGGTGATACTGAATCCGGCATGACCATACACTACGTCAACGAAATGTATGATCGCGGTAAAATTATTTTCCAGGCCAAGTGCAAAGTAGAACGAAAAGACAGTGCAGACAAACTCAGCAAAAAAGTCCAGGAACTCGAACATCAATATCTACCGGAGTGGACGGAGAAGTTGGTGATGCAGACACGGTTTATATGATTTTCCATTTACTACAAATCATTAACCACTTATTGAACAATGAGTTTTTTAAGGTATAGTGTAGCCCCATTGTAAATCCTTAAAAAATACAAGCCCCTTTTTAAATCTCTAATGTCAATATCCATTGAATTATAATTACCTCGGCTTTTTCCTTTAGAGTCGAATATTTCTACCAGAAAATGTTTATTTAAATTTGCACCTCCAATTTGCACCATTCCAAAAGCGGGATTAGGAGTTAAATAGACATCCCCCAAATCTTTTTTTGAATTATCATCGACGCTAGAAATATAGCTTAGACTAAAATTGTCAATTTGATTCCAGCTTCGGTGGCCTACTTTGTTTTTGATCGTTATATACTTCGAATTCTGCGTTGCCTTGAATATTTTATGCACTTCTACCCATGTCATACGCTGAGGAAATGCGGTATCTATAAATCTGCCAAATACGGTGTCTGATAAAGATTCCCCAATATAAACTTCGGCAATTGTATCGTGATTCGTAGCGTTACCGAATGAATAAAAACGGAGGGAATACATTTCGCCCGGCTCCAGTTCTTTATCCAATTCAAGGGCCACAGCATCCGATGTGAGACCGGTATAACTCTCACCGGCCAATCCTATACAAAACTTATTGCTTTGAGGATCCACGAAGCAATCAAACGTATGGATATCAATTTGACCGGGATCCATCCTACCTGTATTGTTTTTTCCAAATGCATACACATAAGCCATACGTTTATTGAAATCTTTATCCGACAAATTAAATACGCATGATTGAGCATTTACATTTTCAAAATCTCCGTTCCGAAATTGTTGGGCTTGCATTAAATTTAGCAAAAACATGTACGTACATGGAGCCAGAATAAGAACTAACTTGTTCATTTTGTCTTTATTAGTTTGCCAGCGTAAATCAACACATTCAATTCATTCCTCAATTCCACAATATAGCTTGCTTCGGGCAACTCTTTGATATTTAAAATATTGTTTTGGAAGGATAAGTCCTTTTGCAAAATCAAATGTCCTTTCAAATCATAAAGATTTAATTTGAAAAGGCCCTCTTCCTCAATTTCAACTTTGATCCAATCTGTTGCTGGATTTGGCATTAGAATCATCGACTTTTTTAATTCAGTTCCCTGCTGTGTTTTTGTCAATGCATCAAGATCCCATAAGGCTGTAATGTATCGTTCCGTTTGCTCATACTCACCTACTTTTAAATGTGCTTGTCGATATCTGGTTCCCGTTAATATTTTATTGGGTTCAATTTCATACATACATACAAAATCTCCAATGTTAAAACTGTCTTTTGTTATGATTTCTGAATGCAGCTTAATATTTCCATTTCCATCGGATTTATAAAATGCAAATCCCGTTTTGGTCTTATCGCCGGTCTCTCTGCATATCAACAACACGCCAGGCTCATTTTTAAATTTAAGAACCCCACTACATAATCCAAATCCTTCATTTGTTCTTGTTGGCAAAAGAATTTCTTCCTTCAAATTTCCTTCATAGTCAAAAATAAAAATGTGTTGCAAAGGATACTCATTCTTGATATACTCCTTTCCAATCACTCCTATAATACCGTCTTCTACTTTAATCAAATTATATTCCTTAATATTTGACATTTGATCAGTAACATCAAAAGAAGCCAATTCTTTTAAATTTTGATCCAGCAGAAATATTTTAAACTCCATAGTATCTCCGGTCAGATATGGATTATTTTTAAAAGTATGAAGCAATCTAACTATAGTATCAAATTGCTGGTTGTTTAAAATAGGTGCTTCTGTATATGGGATCAGGTTTTTATAGGTTCCGGTCATCGTGTGAACATACTCAAGCTTCTTATATCTTCCAATTGAGTCCAACCGTGTTCTGGCAATGTCAAATGCCGGAATTTTCACATTTTCTCTTGTGGTATATACTAGATAATCACCATTGGTATCCTTATGCAAATAAGAATGCAAATTGAACTGAACCTTAAATGATGGGTAGGTAGAGTCCTCAATGGGGGAATGAAACTTATAAATTTCCCTGCCTGTTTCCAGATCATATTTACGTATGCTAAGTTTGCCATTATCCCACATAGGGTACAACCAAAAGACGGTATCATAATTGTACCGGAAATTCAATAATTCCAGTTGATTTTCTTCATTGATAAAATATCGGTTGGTGTATTCCCGTTTAGGAGAGTGTCTTAAATCATAGGCATTGCTCCACAATGATTTTCCCGTTTTTAAGTCTAGTTTTTCAATAAAATTTCCAGATTCGGTTTCAAAAATATTTAAATAAACCAAATACAAGGCTCCATTATGGACGAGAATTTTCCGTTCTGCAGGAACCCAAAAATAATCCATACCAGTCCGGCCTTTATAACCAATAGCAGAAGAGTCCATGGCCGCATGCGCCCATATCGGTTGTTTATTTGAAAAAATATCAGCTAATGGATCTCTTTGACCAAAAAGGCTGGTGAATGAAAGTAAATGGACTATAAAACTTACATATTTAACTTTGGAATCGTACATAATAATTCGTTTATAATTAAAACTAATTTCATTTGTCACTGACAGCTATGGTCATCGCAATCGCCGTATTCCGTACCACCATAACACGGATCCAGGGTATCCTCGGCACAATCTCCAAAATCAGTAAAGGAGGGAGTTCCTTCCTGATAAGTAGTACCCGTCCAACACCAGGGTGTTTCCTTTTTGCAACAAGCGGTGCCACAGATCAATTGGCTCCATGCCGTGCGAGGTGGCTCCTCGTTCGGATATTCTATTACACACCAAATATAACAAAGTGCTGAATAATATTCTACGGCAAACACACCAAAACTTCCACCACTGCATGGAAATGTGTCTCTGTAAGCAGTATTTGCAAATAATTGTCCTACCAGATATCTTTCCAGGGATTTTTTGGCCTTAGCATAAAACAAATCCATCTCGGCTACCAGTGTGGCATAATCCGGAACTGCGGCGATGGAGTCCCACCTGTCCAACAGGGAGTCGCAGCCATTGGTAAGTAAAGATATTTCGAAATTCGTTATGACATATTTTGATAATTGTCCTAATACGCGACATCTCCATAAATCATAAGTCGCATAAACCTGACAGGGAGAATACCCTTCTACATTGAGCAATTGGACCGCGGCTGTTGCAACCTTCTCGCAGTCGTCCTGCTCTTCTTCGTCAAAACAGAATTCATCAGATCTTAAGGTAAGATTGGAATTCGATTTTTCATCCGTAAAACGGGAGTCTTCGGGGTTGCTTACTTCACAGGAGAAAAATCCTACCGTGAAAATTAAAATATAGTAGCAATTATTGAGTTTCATTTTATAACGTTTTATAGTAAAAAAAATATTAAAAACAACTCCTTAAAATCTTAAGGGCATGAAATTGAATTCATTACCGGACAATTCTATCGTTCAATATTTTTTATTTAGAATCCAGATCTTTACTTTCTAATGAGATTAAATTCTAAACAAGAATCATCCGGTCAAATCTTGTCAGGTGGTGTCAATGTTGTGTTCTCCATATCGATGGGGGTTTTGTGGTTAATGAATCTCTCTACATTCCTGCACTTCTAAAAGTCAAGGATGTATAAATCAATCCCTGCCAATGCAATATATATATATATATATATACATGGAGCATGATTAAGAATGAACTTTAACATAATTTTAACCAAATGAGGGTAGATGAAAAAATATTTGGACTTCCATTTTACCAACGCATAAACTGAAAGCAAATCCCAAACCAACAAATCTTTTCAATGCAAACATCTTGACAAAATGAGCTCTCAAGTTATTATAACTCATTTCTATATCCAAGAATTCCACCTTCTTAATTATGAGGATTTTTAAAGCTAAGTCCTCCATAATTTGGCCTCGGATAAATCCATATACTAATTGTCTTTTGTGCATGAAACCATCGAGTTCTCAATTCACTTTTAACTGATTGGAATAATAATTAATGATGAGCATAGTAAATAAGTAAGAGGATTGCGTTTTTTGATTGGGTGTTTAGTACTTCGTAGGGCGATTTGGGACTCACCCCGGCGCTGCGCGCCACCCCTCTCTGATCTTTTCAAGATCAAAGAGGGGATTATACTTTATTACTCGACAAAATATTCTTTCAATTTATTGAAAAACCACTCCATATCACTTAGTTCTTCATTCTTTATTCTAAGTACGTGCAATCCCAATTCTTGTATTATCTGATCGCGAACTTCATCGTATTCTTTTTGTGTCTCATGAATGGGCCCATCCAATTCGAGTACTAGTTTCAGTTCATCGCAATAAAAATCTGCTACAAAAAATTGTGCCCGCCCATTTACACTTCCATAAATGATGGGGTGCTGCCTTAGAAATTTTAGGTTTCTAAATTTCCTGTTCCGAAGGTGATTCCATAGTGTCCTTTCAGAATGAGTTAAAGTACGACGAAGTTTTCTGGCTATAATTATTGCATGTAGTTTGCGAGTTTTCATGTTTAAAAATAATTCCTGGAGTTTATTGGGAAGAGGTTTGGAAAGATGGATTTATTGGGGGTGTGATTACAATTATTGGGGGTTAGCGTTTTTTGATTGGGGGGTTGGGGCTTCGTGGACTCACCCCCACCCCTCTCTGATCTTTTCAAGATCAAAGAGGGGACTATATATTCCTTCTTTTGCTAAAGCAAAAATGAGGGATGCAAGGAGTGCCGGGTGAATCAGAACATGCTGATTTCCTTAATATTGGCAAATGTGGATTGAAGTTCGAAGATTTCATGGTTTTAAACTAATTTAGAGTCCTAAAACCGATCGGGGTATGATGAGAATTCTTCTAATTATTTGTCTTGCAACTCAGTGTATTACATTAGCTTTTAGTCAGGGTTGTGCCGGTCTGACAGCAGATGCAGGTCCCGATGTATTCAGCTGTGACCCATCCATGCCCCCTCAATTACAGGGGAGCTATACGGGTGTGCCGGATAAATTCTCCTGGATGCCAACAACTTACCTCAGTGATCCCAATGCTCTGGATCCATTTGTAAATGCTCCTGCAGGAAAATACACCTACACGCTGAAAGTGGAGTCAATTGGTACCATGGATTTTATTAACAACGGAAATTTTGAATCTGGCAATTCCGGGTTTACACATGAATACAATTATGGAGTACCGGGTGGGACTTTTGGTCCCGGATGGCTCAGCGTTGGAACGAACCCTTTGGGCTACAACGGAAGCTGGGGTCCATGTGGTGATCATACTTCAGGATCAGGCAATCAACTTATCGTCGATGGGCATACCAATGCCAATGCAAAAGTTTGGTGTCAGACCGTGAATCTCACCGTTGGAAGGAGTTATGCTTTTAGATTTTTTGTTCAAAGCGTCTTTCCTTCAAATCCTCCTAATCTCAGTGCATCTGCTAATAATGCATCTTTTGGAAATATTCAAGGTGCCGGCGTATGCGACTGGCAAATGTTTGAAGAATGTTTTACGGCTACCAGCTCCAGTGTCGAAATCTGTATTCGCGAAACGACAGGTGTTGGCTTCGGAAATGATTTTGCAATTGATGATATTTCTCTTTTTGAAAAATGCATGGATGAAGATGAAGTCGTAGTTGAGATCGTCGATCTTAAAGCTGTCATCAATATACCCGTGTTACCCAAATGTGCTTCTGATATTTTTGATTTGAATGCAATAGGATCTTCCGTTGGCCCCAATATTTCGTACGAATGGACAAGCATTGGGGGAAAAATAGTTTCATCCAATGGTTTAACTGCCAAAGCTCAGGGTGGCGGCACCTACAAATTAAAAGTGATCTACAGGAATGGAAATGTAATGTGTGAACAGGAAGCTGAAATTGAAGTAGATCCTTCAGAAGATTTGGAAGCGATACTCGAGGTGGAGGGCATTGCCAATTGCAATTTGGATACCATAAGTCTAAAAACTACCGTCTTCAATGGTGGAAACAATTTTAGTTATTTCTGGATTCCGTCCAATAAAATCATTAAAGGTCAGAATGAATCAACAGCCTATGTTGTTGAATCGGGAATCTATAAAGTCGTGATCAAAGACAAAGACTCCGGTTGCGAAACGGAAATCCAGGAGGTCGTGGTTTCTGATACGCTCAAGCCTCAATTCAGTTTACAAGGTGACACTCTGATCAATTGTATTGTGGATACTGCCCAACTCACAAGCAGCCCTTACGATACAACGCGATTCAGCTACGAATGGATCTTTCCGGATTTGAGCAGCTTGAAAAATAAAAATCAAATACAAACGCCTGATTCAGGTTTGTATACGCTCAAAGTTTACGACAAAGCCAATAAATGTTTTTCGGAAAAATTTTGGTTGATTCAACTCGATACTTCACAGCCGCGTTTCGAATTGGGTGCA
The genomic region above belongs to Saprospiraceae bacterium and contains:
- a CDS encoding DUF4835 family protein, which codes for MIRNIFASLILILFASFACLSQELNATVRVIAPNLGLSDKSIVAQMERNIKDFLNNQKWTADAFNPEERIKCNFQIVISADRGDNNLLVDISVQASRPLHNSNYETPLLNVIDKGIPIVFDPFKNLENSKETYYDNLSSVLTFYAYLILALDYDSFSLEGGEPYFQLLNNMMNSLPSNVRGMDDAWSPSKDKRNNRYFIVENLTNPRMKLFRRAFYEYHRQALDLFSKDPTTARATLSNVIKDIGRANGNYPDTHFMKIFSFTKQQEIIEIFKQGTPQEKQQVREVMSQLDPANTSQYNSFLKS
- a CDS encoding endonuclease domain-containing protein; the protein is MKTRKLHAIIIARKLRRTLTHSERTLWNHLRNRKFRNLKFLRQHPIIYGSVNGRAQFFVADFYCDELKLVLELDGPIHETQKEYDEVRDQIIQELGLHVLRIKNEELSDMEWFFNKLKEYFVE
- the coaBC gene encoding bifunctional phosphopantothenoylcysteine decarboxylase/phosphopantothenate--cysteine ligase CoaBC; its protein translation is MLGGRKIILGITGSISAYKAAILLRLLTKSGAEVQVIMTDAAKEFVGPLTLATLSNKPVLHSMVHDQQWSQHVQLGLWADLLIIAPASAHTLAKLANGLADNLLCAVYLSAKCPVMLAPAMDVDMWHHPSTQNNIQTLESYGNIIVPVEEGPLASGLEGKGRLAEPENIFAAVQQFFDPDQAFLKKKVLITAGPSYEAIDPVRFIGNHSSGKMGIRLAEQAAQLGAEVQLILGPSSEVISSHPNLHIHRICSAEEMFEEVNKHSTQTDIFILAAAVADFKPESVASQKLKKEQKDILELKLIPTTDIAKFLGEQKRPDQFICGFALETENIIENAKSKLNKKNMDMIVINSPNDELSAFGFDTNKISILDNSGKLVSFELQTKKEAATSILKAIITSIRT
- a CDS encoding DNA-directed RNA polymerase subunit omega, with the translated sequence MTDIKTRVQGINPNVKARNISEFTSETANIYETINVLAKRANQLTNDIKNELVEKLEEFATHSDTIEEVQENKEQIEISKFYEKLPNPAIIATEEYLEGKLVSSYRNTNPEPEV
- a CDS encoding T9SS type A sorting domain-containing protein — encoded protein: MYDSKVKYVSFIVHLLSFTSLFGQRDPLADIFSNKQPIWAHAAMDSSAIGYKGRTGMDYFWVPAERKILVHNGALYLVYLNIFETESGNFIEKLDLKTGKSLWSNAYDLRHSPKREYTNRYFINEENQLELLNFRYNYDTVFWLYPMWDNGKLSIRKYDLETGREIYKFHSPIEDSTYPSFKVQFNLHSYLHKDTNGDYLVYTTRENVKIPAFDIARTRLDSIGRYKKLEYVHTMTGTYKNLIPYTEAPILNNQQFDTIVRLLHTFKNNPYLTGDTMEFKIFLLDQNLKELASFDVTDQMSNIKEYNLIKVEDGIIGVIGKEYIKNEYPLQHIFIFDYEGNLKEEILLPTRTNEGFGLCSGVLKFKNEPGVLLICRETGDKTKTGFAFYKSDGNGNIKLHSEIITKDSFNIGDFVCMYEIEPNKILTGTRYRQAHLKVGEYEQTERYITALWDLDALTKTQQGTELKKSMILMPNPATDWIKVEIEEEGLFKLNLYDLKGHLILQKDLSFQNNILNIKELPEASYIVELRNELNVLIYAGKLIKTK
- a CDS encoding phosphoribosylglycinamide formyltransferase; amino-acid sequence: MKKRKIAIFASGNGTNALQLIKHFKNHDHIQIGLIVTNSNKAGVIDIAKEHNIPVSVINKSLLANNSFMTAMLNLYDIDFIVLAGFLLLMPPFLIKLFDQKMINIHPALLPKFGGKGMYGLNVHQAVINEGDTESGMTIHYVNEMYDRGKIIFQAKCKVERKDSADKLSKKVQELEHQYLPEWTEKLVMQTRFI
- a CDS encoding T9SS type A sorting domain-containing protein; the encoded protein is MNKLVLILAPCTYMFLLNLMQAQQFRNGDFENVNAQSCVFNLSDKDFNKRMAYVYAFGKNNTGRMDPGQIDIHTFDCFVDPQSNKFCIGLAGESYTGLTSDAVALELDKELEPGEMYSLRFYSFGNATNHDTIAEVYIGESLSDTVFGRFIDTAFPQRMTWVEVHKIFKATQNSKYITIKNKVGHRSWNQIDNFSLSYISSVDDNSKKDLGDVYLTPNPAFGMVQIGGANLNKHFLVEIFDSKGKSRGNYNSMDIDIRDLKRGLYFLRIYNGATLYLKKLIVQ